From the genome of Lotus japonicus ecotype B-129 chromosome 6, LjGifu_v1.2, one region includes:
- the LOC130722127 gene encoding probable amidase At4g34880, translated as MASSRGFSLLQFLFLIPLCIFYLLPTTCGTGFTIKEASVHDLQLAFRRNQLTSRQLVEFYLKQIQTQNSVLKGVLEVNPDALAQADIADQERRRAKSPESLSGLHGIPILLKDSIATKDKLNTTAGSFALLGSVVPRDAGVVARLRKAGAIILGKASLSEWAHFRSGGAPSSWSARGGEGKNPYTMGNPCGSSSGSAISVAANLVTVSLGTETDGSILCPSDANSVVGIKPTVGLTSRAGVVPVSPRQDSIGPICRTVADAALVLETIAGIDTNDKATIQASKYIPKGGYAQFLKTDGLRGKRLGIVRLFYDFGNDTFLHETYKSHFKKLRRNGAVLVDNLKIDKIDEILSQSSEFIALYFEFKLSLNAYLKDLVASPVRSLANVIAFNKKHPKLEKFDEYGQDLLERAEKTNGMGKEEEQALLNMTRLSQNGFEKLMKKNKLDAVVIPSYLFSSILAIGGYPGVIVPAGYKEGVPFGISFGGLKGSEPKLIEIAYSFEQATKIRKPPPLRKLKI; from the exons ATGGCTTCATCACGAGGTTTCTCTTTGCTGCAGTTCCTTTTTCTTATCCCTCTATGCATATTCTATTTGCTACCAACCACTTGTGGCACAGGATTCACAATCAAGGAGGCCAGTGTGCATGATCTCCAACTTGCTTTCCGCAGAAACCAGTTAACCTCTAGGCAACTTGTTGAGTTCTACCTTAAACAAATACAAACCCAGAACTCAGTACTCAAAGGGGTCTTGGAGGTGAACCCTGATGCACTAGCACAAGCAGACATAGCTGACCAAGAGAGAAGAAGGGCTAAGTCACCTGAGTCTCTTTCAGGTCTACATGGAATACCTATTCTGCTTAAGGATAGCATTGCTACTAAGGATAAGCTCAACACCACTGCAGGCTCTTTTGCACTGCTTGGCTCTGTGGTGCCTAGAGATGCAGGTGTAGTTGCCAGGTTAAGGAAAGCTGGGGCTATCATATTAGGAAAGGCCAGCCTCAGCGAGTGGGCACATTTCAGGTCCGGGGGAGCACCTAGTAGTTGGAGCGCCAGAGGTGGAGAAGGGAAG AATCCTTACACAATGGGAAATCCCTGCGGGTCCAGCAGTGGATCAGCAATATCAGTAGCAGCAAATTTGGTGACAGTGTCACTTGGTACTGAGACTGATGGCTCCATTTTATGCCCTTCAGATGCTAACTCAGTAGTGGGGATCAAACCAACAGTTGGTCTCACTAGTAGAGCAGGGGTAGTTCCAGTCAGTCCAAGACAAGACTCTATTGG ACCAATTTGCAGGACCGTAGCAGATGCTGCTCTTGTTCTTGAAACCATTGCAGGCATCGACACTAATGATAAGGCAACAATTCAAGCATCAAAGTATATCCCAAAAGGTGGCTATGCTCAATTTCTTAAGACAGATGGACTAAGGGGTAAAAGATTGGGAATAGTGAGATTGTTCTATGATTTTGGAAATGATACTTTTCTACATGAAACTTATAAGTCACACTTCAAAAAATTAAG GCGAAATGGTGCAGTTTTGGTTGACAATTTGAAGATAGATAAAATTGATGAAATTCTCAGTCAGTCAAGTGAATTTATTGCTTTGTATTTTGAATTCAAGTTATCCTTGAACGCATACCTGAAAGACCTGGTAGCTTCCCCAGTGAGAAGTTTAGCCAATGTGATAGCCTTCAACAAGAAGCACCCAAAATTG GAGAAATTTGATGAGTACGGTCAAGATCTCTTGGAGCGAGCTGAAAAGACCAATGGAATGggtaaagaagaagaacaggcaTTATTAAACATGACAAGATTGTCACAAAATGGATTTGAGAaactaatgaaaaaaaataaacttgATGCAGTGGTAATACCTTCTTACCTCTTCAGTAGCATACTTGCTATTGGAGGTTATCCTGGAGTAATTGTTCCAGCAGGATACAAAGAGGGTGTGCCATTTGGAATTTCCTTTGGAGGTTTGAAAGGTTCAGAGCCAAAGCTGATTGAAATTGCTTATTCCTTTGAGCAAGCAACTAAGATCAGGAAGCCTCCTCCACTTAGAAAGTTGAAAATTTGA
- the LOC130722116 gene encoding G-type lectin S-receptor-like serine/threonine-protein kinase B120 — translation MIMVATYHYQRLVFTLLFTFLCFLAVFSHAASSRVKLKQGELIRDKQRETLVSEELEFVMGFFSLENSTSRYVGIWYYNIPGPAVIWVANRDKPIKDAGGAITIASDGNLVVLDGEMNQVWSSNVSVPSNRKNSSEALLRDDGNLVVSSHGEELWQSYENPTDTYVPGMKVPVGASSAGKGFTFRSWKSATDPSPGNYSMGADPEGLPQIVVWEGENLEKRRWRSGYWDGRIFTGVEMTGSLLYGFTLNGDGEGGRYFVYNQQNSTKVRFQIGYDGFEKEFSWNEGEKDWSEEQRGPANECEVYDKCGSFAACGLSDSGLAVCSCLQGFELKEKENLFGGCKRITKLKAERNASSGDEMSDGEDGFLVRRCMKLPDFAHVVSTEDCRSNCLKNDSCTAYAEVLGIGCMVWYEELLDVQEYDNVGNTLHIRLAHSDLDDGGKKNNVVIISTVVAGLICLGIIVWVVWRFKGKLKVPTTSSASCCNNSDVLPVLDARKSREMSTEFTGSAELSLEGNQSGPELPFFTFSSIAKATNNFSEENKLGQGGFGPVYKGMLPSGEQIAAKRLSRKSNQGLEEFKNEMMLIAKLQHRNLVRLMGCSVQGEEKLLVYEFMPNKSLDFFLFDSVKQKQLDWTRRFEIIEGIARGLLYLHRDSRLRIIHRDLKASNILLDENMNPKISDFGLARIFGGNQNEANTNRVVGTYGYMSPEYAMEGLFSVKSDVYSFGVLLLEIVSGRRNTSFRHSDDSSLIGYAWHLWNEQRAMELVDPCIRDSTPRNKALRCIHIGMLCVQDSASLRPNMSAVVLMLESEATTLPLPAQPLITSMRRSEDREFFTDGIVDVSNDLTVTMVVGR, via the exons ATGATCATGGTTGCTACATACCATTACCAACGCTTAGTTTTCACTCTTCTCTTCACCTTCCTCTGTTTCCTTGCTGTTTTCTCACATGCAGCCAGTTCCAGAGTCAAACTCAAACAAGGTGAACTGATCAGAGACAAACAACGTGAGACTCTGGTGTCAGAAGAGTTAGAATTCGTGATGGGTTTCTTCTCTCTCGAAAACTCCACTTCACGCTACGTTGGGATATGGTACTACAACATTCCTGGTCCTGCAGTCATCTGGGTCGCAAACAGAGACAAACCCATCAAAGACGCAGGCGGCGCCATCACCATAGCCAGCGACGGCAACTTGGTGGTCCTCGACGGAGAGATGAACCAGGTCTGGTCCAGCAACGTTTCCGTTCCTAGCAACAGGAAGAACAGTTCTGAAGCTCTGCTTCGTGACGATGGTAATCTTGTGGTTTCAAGTCACGGGGAGGAGTTATGGCAGAGCTATGAGAATCCAACGGATACTTATGTCCCCGGAATGAAGGTTCCGGTGGGAGCTTCGTCGGCGGGGAAGGGCTTCACGTTTAGGTCATGGAAGTCAGCGACGGATCCTTCGCCGGGGAACTACAGTATGGGGGCGGATCCTGAAGGGTTGCCGCAGATTGTGGTTTGGGAGGGGGAGAACTTGGAGAAGAGGAGGTGGAGAAGTGGGTACTGGGATGGGAGGATTTTCACTGGGGTGGAGATGACTGGAAGCTTGCTCTATGGTTTTACACTGAATGGGGATGGTGAAGGAGGAAGGTACTTTGTGTATAATCAGCAGAATAGTACTAAGGTGAGGTTTCAGATTGGGTATGATGGGTTTGAAAAGGAGTTCAGCTGGAATGAAGGTGAGAAAGATTGGAGTGAGGAGCAGAGAGGGCCTGCTAATGAGTGTGAGGTTTATGACAAGTGTGGTAGTTTTGCAGCTTGTGGTTTGTCAGATTCAGGTTTAGCTGTTTGTAGTTGCTTACAAGGGTTTGAGCTTAAGGAAAAAGAGAACCTTTTTGGTGGGTGTAAGAGGATTACAAAGCTCAAGGCTGAGAGAAATGCTAGTTCTGGGGATGAGATGAGTGATGGAGAAGATGGGTTCTTGGTAAGGAGGTGTATGAAGTTGCCGGACTTCGCACATGTAGTCAGCACCGAGGATTGCCGGAGCAATTGTTTGAAGAATGATTCATGCACTGCGTATGCTGAAGTTCTTGGAATTGGGTGCATGGTTTGGTATGAGGAGTTGCTTGATGTTCAAGAATATGATAATGTAGGAAATACACTGCACATTCGCCTTGCTCATTCTGATTTAG ATGATGGAGGAAAAAAGAACAATGTTGTCATCATATCAACTGTTGTGGCAGGGTTGATCTGCCTTGGAATCATTGTCTGGGTGGTGTGGAGGTTCAAGGGAAAACTCAAAG TTCCTACAACTTCCTCAGCTTCATGTTGCAATAATAGTGATGTACTGCCAGTCCTTGATGCAAGGAAGAGCAGAGAAATGTCTACAGAATTTACAGGATCAGCTGAACTTAGTTTGGAAGGGAATCAAAGTGGACCAGAACTtccatttttcacttttagtTCAATTGCAAAAGCCACAAACAATTTTTCAGAAGAAAATAAGCTTGGGCAAGGAGGCTTTGGTCCTGTCTATAAG GGAATGCTTCCTAGCGGAGAACAAATAGCTGCAAAGAGACTTTCAAGAAAGTCTAATCAAGGTTTAGAGGAGTTCAAGAATGAAATGATGCTGATAGCCAAACTACAACATAGGAATCTGGTTAGACTTATGGGTTGTTCTGTTCAAGGGGAAGAAAAGTTGCTGGTATATGAATTCATGCCGAACAAAAGCTTGgatttctttttatttg ATTCAGTCAAGCAAAAACAATTAGACTGGACAAGACGCTTTGAAATCATTGAAGGCATTGCAAGAGGACTACTTTATCTGCATCGTGATTCAAGACTCAGAATAATACATCGAGATCTAAAAGCGAGCAACATTTTGTTAGATGAAAACATGAACCCAAAAATATCAGACTTTGGCCTGGCCCGGATATTTGGTGGAAACCAGAATGAAGCCAATACAAACAGAGTGGTTGGTACATA TGGTTATATGTCCCCGGAATATGCAATGGAAGGTCTGTTTTCAGTTAAATCTGATGTATATAGTTTTGGTGTATTGCTACTAGAGATTGTTAGTGGCCGCAGGAACACTAGCTTTCGTCATTCAGATGACTCAAGTCTCATAGGATAT GCATGGCATCTTTGGAATGAACAGAGAGCAATGGAGCTTGTTGATCCTTGCATTCGCGATTCTACTCCTAGAAACAAAGCTTTGAGATGCATACACATAGGGATGTTATGTGTGCAAGATTCAGCATCTCTTAGACCAAACATGTCGGCAGTAGTTTTGATGTTGGAAAGTGAAGCAACAACTCTCCCATTGCCTGCACAACCTCTGATTACTTCCATGAGGAGATCTGAGGATAGAGAATTTTTCACGGATGGCATTGTTGATGTTTCAAATGATCTAACGGTCACAATGGTTGTAGGGAGATAG